The proteins below are encoded in one region of Streptomyces cyanogenus:
- a CDS encoding MFS transporter, with protein sequence MTTSPTVFRVLRDRNARLYLTALVVSGFGTSSLWLASGVWAKDLTGSDGLAALSMLAMWAPTLAGPALGTPADRFRRKPLLVSLNLGLATLLLTLFTVDSPGRLWLLFAVLFLYGTAGVVSDAAESALVTAVVGQDLLGDVNGLRTALTEGMKLVAPLTGAGLYTLYGGPAVACLDAVTFLLAAGLCGLLRVREERPARSGGNWRRQTAQGVRHLWGHPVLRPLVGAGGTTMLLTALAGTTVYAVADRLGHSPAYTGVLYAAQGAGSVTAGLLAGPALRRLGARRFAAAGIALTGAAVVARAVPWDPVALATSVACGLGLPCVLIAALTAVQQETPGPLLGRATATANTLVFAPTVLGLAVGAGLVELAGPGLLLPLYGVALLLTALPLLQRAASASRTAARSPSDANPA encoded by the coding sequence ATGACGACTTCCCCGACCGTGTTCCGCGTGCTGCGGGACCGCAACGCGCGGCTGTACCTCACCGCCCTGGTGGTGTCCGGCTTCGGGACCTCCTCGCTGTGGCTGGCGTCGGGCGTGTGGGCCAAGGACCTCACGGGGTCCGACGGCCTGGCCGCCCTGTCCATGCTGGCGATGTGGGCGCCCACCCTGGCCGGCCCCGCCCTGGGCACGCCCGCCGACCGGTTCCGCCGCAAGCCCCTGCTCGTCTCCCTGAACCTGGGCCTGGCGACGCTGCTCCTCACCCTCTTCACCGTCGACTCCCCCGGCCGGCTGTGGCTGCTGTTCGCCGTCCTGTTCCTGTACGGCACCGCCGGTGTCGTCTCCGACGCCGCCGAGTCGGCGCTGGTCACCGCCGTGGTCGGCCAGGACCTCCTCGGTGACGTGAACGGGCTGCGGACGGCCCTGACGGAGGGCATGAAGCTCGTCGCCCCGCTGACCGGCGCGGGCCTCTACACGCTCTACGGCGGCCCGGCCGTGGCCTGCCTGGACGCCGTCACCTTCCTGCTCGCCGCCGGGCTGTGCGGCCTGCTGCGGGTCCGGGAGGAGCGGCCCGCCCGGTCGGGCGGGAACTGGCGGCGGCAGACCGCGCAGGGCGTCCGGCACCTGTGGGGCCACCCGGTGCTGCGCCCGCTGGTCGGGGCGGGCGGTACGACCATGCTGCTGACCGCGCTGGCCGGCACGACGGTGTACGCGGTGGCCGACCGCCTCGGCCACTCCCCCGCCTACACGGGCGTGCTGTACGCCGCCCAGGGCGCCGGCTCGGTGACCGCCGGGCTGCTCGCCGGGCCGGCGCTGCGGCGGCTGGGCGCCCGGCGGTTCGCGGCGGCCGGGATCGCGCTGACGGGGGCCGCGGTGGTGGCGCGGGCGGTGCCGTGGGACCCGGTGGCACTGGCCACCAGTGTGGCGTGCGGCCTCGGCCTGCCCTGTGTGCTGATCGCCGCGCTCACCGCGGTGCAGCAGGAGACCCCCGGCCCGCTGCTCGGCCGGGCGACGGCCACCGCGAACACGCTGGTCTTCGCCCCGACCGTGCTCGGCCTCGCCGTCGGGGCCGGCCTGGTCGAACTGGCCGGCCCCGGGCTGCTGCTGCCGCTCTACGGCGTGGCGCTGCTGCTGACGGCGCTGCCGCTGCTTCAGCGCGCGGCGAGCGCCTCCCGGACCGCCGCGAGGTCCCCGTCGGACGCCAACCCGGCGTGA